One Alkalicoccus halolimnae DNA segment encodes these proteins:
- a CDS encoding ABC transporter permease, with protein MGRIKRLRKYLDIWTVLSLFFISIIIIPNLLIGFNLFTEANENWQHIKDYLLQEYITNSVLLIVFTAAATMIIGTSLAWLVTNYRFPLKNFFSWALILPLAIPAYIGAYAYHGIVNYTGVIQATLRNRFDIEVNQAYFDITNIPGAVFIFTLFLFPYVYVITKGFLERQSASLFEDARLLGSGPFNTFFKAGLPLSRAAIVGGVVLVILEVLNDYGVVSYFGIQTFSTAIFRTWYGMQDLDSAMKLAGILMFLVIIILVLERLIRGQKNYSFSSANVRPVEPQEVKGVKGWLIFSYCFFIFSLAFIIPMAQLAYWAMLTYEKVITMEFITLIFNSVFVATITAVIIVFISLIVGNYTRLHKGLGPKIISRVIILGYSIPGAAIAIAVITLFISIDGFLGSISSLLNLDGAIVLRTTLVMLISAYIIRFMAVGYNAIEAGFEKIGTTFTEASRGLGFSTIKTFFKVDIPLLRGAIFGGFILVFVDILKELPLTLFLQPFNFSTLATQAYRFANDEMVHEAALASILIVIVSGSCIYFFHRFSQKDL; from the coding sequence GAAAACTGGCAGCATATAAAAGACTATCTGCTTCAGGAATATATTACAAACTCGGTGCTGCTGATCGTTTTTACAGCTGCGGCGACGATGATTATTGGAACCAGTTTAGCGTGGCTTGTCACAAATTACCGCTTCCCGCTGAAGAATTTCTTTTCATGGGCGCTTATTCTGCCGTTGGCTATTCCGGCCTATATCGGGGCATATGCTTATCACGGCATAGTCAATTACACGGGGGTCATTCAGGCCACATTAAGAAACAGATTCGATATAGAAGTAAACCAGGCGTACTTTGATATTACGAATATCCCTGGAGCGGTGTTTATTTTTACGCTGTTTCTGTTTCCATACGTGTATGTAATTACAAAGGGATTTCTCGAGAGACAGTCAGCCTCCCTCTTTGAAGATGCACGGCTTCTCGGGAGCGGCCCTTTTAATACCTTTTTTAAAGCAGGTCTGCCGCTTTCCCGTGCGGCGATCGTAGGTGGAGTAGTTCTCGTGATCCTGGAAGTACTTAACGACTACGGTGTCGTCAGTTATTTCGGTATCCAGACGTTCAGTACCGCCATTTTCAGAACGTGGTACGGGATGCAGGACCTTGATTCTGCGATGAAACTGGCGGGCATACTCATGTTTCTCGTTATTATTATTCTTGTTCTGGAGCGGCTCATCCGCGGCCAGAAAAATTACAGTTTCTCCTCTGCGAACGTTCGGCCTGTGGAGCCGCAGGAGGTAAAAGGAGTAAAGGGCTGGCTGATTTTCTCTTACTGCTTTTTCATCTTCAGTCTGGCTTTTATCATTCCGATGGCGCAGCTGGCTTACTGGGCGATGCTCACTTATGAAAAAGTAATCACAATGGAGTTTATTACTCTCATATTCAATTCCGTGTTTGTCGCAACAATTACGGCGGTTATCATCGTCTTTATTTCGTTAATAGTAGGCAATTATACCCGTCTTCACAAGGGATTAGGCCCGAAAATTATATCACGGGTTATTATTCTCGGTTATTCCATTCCTGGGGCAGCGATCGCCATTGCAGTGATAACTTTGTTTATATCCATTGATGGTTTCCTCGGTTCGATCTCTTCTCTGCTGAATCTGGACGGGGCAATTGTATTAAGAACTACGCTCGTGATGCTTATTTCCGCCTATATTATTCGATTTATGGCAGTAGGCTATAACGCTATAGAAGCGGGTTTCGAAAAAATTGGTACAACCTTTACAGAGGCTTCAAGAGGACTCGGCTTTTCGACAATTAAAACGTTTTTTAAAGTTGATATCCCTCTTTTGAGAGGTGCTATCTTCGGAGGATTTATTCTCGTATTTGTCGATATCCTGAAAGAGCTTCCTCTGACATTATTCCTGCAGCCGTTTAACTTTTCCACACTTGCCACTCAGGCTTACCGTTTCGCCAACGATGAGATGGTTCATGAAGCTGCACTGGCATCAATTTTGATCGTGATCGTCAGCGGCTCATGTATCTATTTCTTCCACAGATTTTCACAAAAAGACTTGTAA
- a CDS encoding metal ABC transporter solute-binding protein, Zn/Mn family: MKKTSLSMIVLSAVLLAACGSNEDTTNNEGNAGNNTTPDEQNNEAEAAGDQEPVVVKTTLFPLQYFAEEIGGDHVEVENIVPVGVDAHTFDPSSSQMIEIAEADLFIYNGAGFEGFTESVQEAVSGQDVDMVTASEGIELISYSHGIEDDHGDDNNHDDDHGHDDNDNHNDANDHDNNNHNDEEDHDHDDNNSNNDEHGHAEEDAHVWLDPMRAAEQAENIKNALSEVNPDEADTFEENYEEVLTQLEELDEQFTELSENMSNDTIVVSHAGYGYWEEEYGVHQLGIAGLSPSNEPSIQQLEETMAFMDENDINYVMFEQNIPENITETVREEVGAEALELHNLEVLVEEDVENEETYFSLMEQNLESLNTALR; this comes from the coding sequence ATGAAAAAAACATCTTTATCGATGATTGTGCTCTCCGCTGTTCTTCTTGCAGCGTGCGGAAGCAATGAAGATACGACAAATAATGAGGGCAACGCCGGAAACAATACAACTCCTGACGAACAGAACAATGAGGCGGAAGCCGCCGGTGACCAGGAGCCGGTTGTTGTTAAAACGACCCTCTTCCCTCTTCAGTACTTCGCAGAAGAAATCGGCGGAGATCATGTTGAGGTGGAAAATATCGTCCCAGTCGGTGTGGACGCCCATACGTTTGACCCCTCCTCCAGTCAGATGATTGAAATCGCAGAGGCTGATTTGTTCATTTATAACGGGGCAGGATTTGAAGGTTTTACAGAAAGTGTGCAGGAAGCGGTCAGCGGCCAGGACGTTGACATGGTGACAGCTTCAGAAGGTATCGAGCTGATTTCCTACAGTCACGGAATTGAAGACGATCACGGCGATGATAATAACCACGATGACGACCATGGTCACGATGATAATGACAACCATAATGACGCCAACGATCATGACAATAATAATCACAACGATGAAGAGGACCATGATCATGATGATAATAACAGCAATAATGACGAGCACGGACATGCCGAAGAAGATGCACATGTCTGGCTTGACCCGATGCGCGCAGCCGAACAGGCAGAAAATATTAAAAATGCGCTGAGCGAAGTCAATCCGGATGAAGCGGACACCTTTGAAGAAAACTATGAAGAGGTGCTTACGCAATTGGAAGAGCTGGATGAGCAGTTTACCGAGCTCTCTGAAAACATGTCGAACGACACTATCGTTGTCTCCCACGCAGGCTACGGCTACTGGGAAGAAGAATATGGCGTTCATCAGCTCGGTATTGCCGGGCTTTCCCCTTCCAACGAGCCTTCGATTCAGCAGTTAGAGGAAACGATGGCGTTTATGGATGAGAACGACATTAATTATGTTATGTTTGAGCAGAATATTCCTGAAAACATCACAGAAACAGTGCGTGAAGAAGTTGGTGCCGAGGCATTGGAGCTTCACAACCTGGAAGTACTCGTTGAAGAAGATGTGGAAAATGAGGAAACTTACTTCTCCCTGATGGAGCAGAATCTGGAAAGCCTGAATACCGCACTGCGGTAG
- a CDS encoding SRPBCC family protein: protein MKPHETGIDFETSLGAVTRSVSELEKEGETLRSVTLERSYNTTAEDLWDAVTNPERLERFFAPVSGELQLGGRYQIEGNADGKITACEPPEFFGATWEFGGGMSWIEVRISRDGEKRSRLSLSHLCPVDEHWEKFGPGAAGVGWDLSLLGLEAHLADIAFDRTDGHALMVSEEGKAFMIGSSKDWGRAAAAFGEDPAQAKAAAEQTTAFYTGEETQEG from the coding sequence ATGAAGCCGCATGAAACGGGAATTGATTTTGAAACGTCGCTGGGAGCGGTAACCCGCAGTGTGTCGGAACTTGAGAAGGAAGGGGAGACGCTGCGCAGTGTTACGCTGGAACGGTCATACAATACGACGGCAGAGGACCTGTGGGATGCAGTTACAAATCCCGAGCGGCTCGAACGGTTTTTCGCTCCTGTCAGCGGAGAGCTGCAGCTCGGGGGCCGATATCAGATTGAAGGAAACGCAGATGGCAAGATCACGGCATGCGAGCCGCCGGAGTTTTTCGGGGCCACGTGGGAATTCGGAGGCGGTATGAGCTGGATCGAAGTCCGCATCAGCCGGGATGGGGAGAAGAGATCCCGGCTTTCCCTGTCCCACCTCTGTCCGGTAGATGAACACTGGGAGAAATTCGGACCGGGAGCAGCTGGTGTCGGATGGGATTTGAGTCTGCTTGGTCTGGAGGCGCACCTAGCGGATATTGCTTTTGATCGTACGGACGGGCACGCTCTGATGGTTTCCGAGGAAGGAAAGGCCTTCATGATTGGTTCCAGTAAAGACTGGGGCCGGGCCGCGGCTGCCTTTGGAGAAGACCCTGCTCAGGCCAAAGCTGCGGCAGAACAGACAACGGCGTTTTATACGGGTGAAGAAACTCAGGAGGGCTGA
- a CDS encoding ArsR/SmtB family transcription factor: MHAFDVLGDPVRRRILELLAAGEQRSGNIVEVIQHEFGITQAAVSQHLRILRENGFASVRIDGARRIYSVDGRALREVDEWLSRFRSFWEPKLDALDTEIARGKKKDKG; this comes from the coding sequence ATGCATGCGTTCGATGTTCTCGGTGACCCGGTGCGGCGCCGCATCCTGGAACTGCTCGCGGCGGGCGAGCAGCGTTCCGGTAATATCGTGGAAGTGATTCAACACGAGTTCGGTATCACGCAGGCGGCTGTCTCGCAGCATCTGCGTATCCTCCGCGAAAACGGTTTTGCCAGCGTACGAATCGATGGAGCCCGCCGCATTTATTCGGTGGACGGCCGGGCTCTTCGGGAAGTGGACGAGTGGCTCAGCCGCTTCCGTTCCTTCTGGGAACCGAAGCTGGACGCACTCGATACGGAAATTGCAAGGGGAAAGAAAAAGGATAAAGGCTGA
- a CDS encoding AraC family transcriptional regulator: MDSLQKMNDAMKYIEENLAGEIDFQKAARTAHCSEYHLRRIFSFLAGTSLSEYIRRRRLSLAALELKDKKIKVIDAALKYGYQSPDAFTRAFIHLHGVTPSEAREDASRLKAYPPMTFRLSVEGGNEMNYRIEQKDAFHIVGIMKRVPIIFEGENPEITAMWKSLTKEKREQLEKLSNVEPEGIIQASANFSEGRMEEQGELDQYIGVATTKDSGENFSSLEVPAFTWAVFESEGPFPQTLQETWGRIYSEWFPSSGYESVAGPEILSIKTSDLTSPAVSCEIRIPVSKK; this comes from the coding sequence GTGGATTCGCTTCAGAAAATGAATGATGCTATGAAGTACATTGAAGAAAATCTGGCAGGAGAAATAGATTTTCAAAAGGCCGCACGAACCGCTCATTGTTCGGAATACCACCTGAGAAGGATTTTTTCTTTTCTTGCCGGCACCTCATTATCCGAATATATCCGTCGCCGCCGGCTCAGTCTGGCTGCTCTGGAACTCAAGGATAAAAAGATCAAAGTCATTGATGCGGCATTGAAGTATGGATATCAATCGCCGGATGCTTTCACAAGAGCATTTATTCACCTGCACGGCGTGACACCTTCAGAAGCAAGAGAGGATGCCAGCAGGCTGAAGGCTTATCCCCCCATGACCTTCCGATTATCAGTAGAAGGAGGAAATGAAATGAATTACCGTATTGAGCAGAAAGATGCGTTTCATATCGTTGGAATAATGAAAAGGGTGCCAATTATTTTTGAAGGGGAAAATCCGGAAATAACGGCGATGTGGAAATCATTAACGAAGGAAAAACGAGAGCAGTTAGAAAAGCTTTCAAATGTGGAGCCGGAAGGAATTATTCAGGCATCTGCCAATTTTTCTGAAGGACGCATGGAGGAGCAGGGAGAACTGGATCAATATATCGGCGTAGCAACAACGAAGGATTCGGGAGAAAACTTCTCCAGCCTTGAAGTTCCTGCCTTCACGTGGGCCGTTTTTGAATCAGAAGGACCGTTTCCACAGACTCTGCAGGAAACATGGGGCAGAATCTATTCTGAATGGTTCCCATCTTCCGGGTATGAATCGGTGGCGGGACCGGAAATATTGTCGATTAAGACGAGTGACTTAACTTCCCCTGCTGTATCCTGCGAAATCAGGATTCCAGTTTCGAAAAAATAA
- a CDS encoding ATP-binding cassette domain-containing protein, with protein sequence MEKLVLELNDIKVSFLDKTIFTEIDQLSGGESIRLKLCQLFLGACNVLILDEPENFLDLRSRKALESLLLNYEGTVLMVSHDRAFINRTADQVYEIQEKKVKLIHEYKKQ encoded by the coding sequence ATGGAAAAGCTGGTTTTGGAATTAAACGATATTAAAGTTTCTTTTCTGGATAAAACCATTTTTACAGAAATAGACCAGCTGAGCGGCGGGGAATCTATACGATTAAAGCTTTGTCAGCTGTTTCTCGGTGCCTGTAACGTGCTTATTTTAGATGAACCGGAGAATTTCCTGGATCTCCGAAGCAGGAAAGCTCTGGAATCGCTGCTCTTAAATTATGAAGGTACGGTGTTGATGGTGAGTCATGACCGTGCGTTTATTAACCGAACAGCAGATCAAGTCTACGAAATACAGGAGAAAAAGGTAAAACTGATTCATGAATATAAAAAGCAGTAA
- a CDS encoding macrolide 2'-phosphotransferase, producing MKTIEIKQLAEKNGLHISEETITMNESGVDFLVAYAKDPNKNRWILRIPRRPESMRHAGKEKAALEIIQRHVRFEVPFWSVFSEDLIAYRELSGVPAAVIDMEKQDYEWKLDKTNVPAGYYESLGTALADLHAIPPKAFHPIGAETTSAGNLRSSMKERMARVKEIYDVNETLWERWQRWLADDTIWPAHAGVLHGDLHPGHILIDENSRVTGLIDWTETAVGDVSADFLSHYLIFGKEGLAELLHAYARAGGKTWSGMEEHIEELLTTSGITVAEYAEVSGLKEMHEAAAHMLSQENGR from the coding sequence ATGAAGACTATAGAAATCAAACAGTTAGCAGAAAAGAACGGCCTGCATATTTCAGAGGAGACGATCACTATGAACGAGTCGGGCGTGGACTTTCTTGTCGCTTATGCGAAAGATCCGAACAAAAACAGATGGATCCTCCGCATTCCCCGGAGACCGGAATCGATGAGGCATGCAGGAAAGGAAAAAGCAGCGCTCGAAATCATTCAGCGCCATGTGAGATTTGAAGTGCCCTTCTGGTCCGTTTTCAGTGAAGACCTTATTGCTTACAGGGAGCTGAGCGGAGTGCCCGCCGCTGTGATTGATATGGAAAAGCAGGACTACGAGTGGAAGCTGGATAAAACGAATGTCCCGGCCGGCTATTACGAGTCGCTCGGAACCGCACTCGCTGATTTACACGCGATTCCGCCCAAAGCATTTCACCCGATCGGAGCAGAAACGACCAGTGCCGGGAACCTGCGGTCTTCGATGAAGGAGCGGATGGCGCGTGTAAAGGAAATCTATGACGTCAACGAAACGTTATGGGAGCGCTGGCAGAGGTGGCTGGCTGATGATACGATCTGGCCGGCTCACGCAGGTGTCCTTCACGGGGACCTGCATCCGGGACATATTCTTATTGATGAGAACAGCCGTGTGACAGGCCTGATCGACTGGACGGAAACAGCTGTAGGGGACGTGTCGGCCGATTTCCTGTCGCATTACCTCATATTCGGAAAAGAAGGGCTGGCAGAGCTCCTGCATGCGTATGCCCGGGCAGGGGGGAAAACGTGGTCCGGAATGGAAGAGCATATAGAGGAACTGCTGACAACGAGCGGCATTACTGTCGCGGAATATGCAGAGGTCTCCGGATTAAAAGAGATGCACGAAGCAGCGGCGCACATGCTTTCACAGGAAAACGGCAGGTAA
- a CDS encoding GNAT family N-acetyltransferase has protein sequence MNIFIRQERPEDYEKTEKLVREAFLKEERSDQTEHLLVRRIRQSEAFIPELSLVAFDSEKEMTGHILLSEITITGEDKTTASLALAPMSVLPAHQKKGIGSRLIHEALEKAKELGWHSVIVLGHKDYYPKFGFRQAQLWNIRAPFDVPEEVFMALELTEHALGNAQGTVHYSSAFSE, from the coding sequence GTGAATATTTTTATCAGACAGGAACGGCCCGAAGACTATGAGAAAACGGAAAAACTGGTTAGAGAGGCTTTTTTGAAGGAAGAGAGGAGTGATCAGACCGAGCACCTGCTCGTAAGGCGGATCAGACAGTCAGAAGCCTTTATACCAGAGCTGTCTCTCGTTGCGTTCGATAGCGAAAAGGAAATGACAGGCCACATTCTATTATCGGAGATAACGATAACAGGAGAGGATAAAACGACAGCATCCCTGGCGCTCGCTCCGATGTCGGTGCTCCCCGCGCATCAGAAAAAAGGTATTGGCAGCCGCTTAATTCATGAAGCGCTGGAAAAAGCAAAAGAGCTCGGCTGGCATTCGGTAATTGTACTGGGACACAAAGACTACTATCCGAAATTCGGCTTCCGCCAGGCTCAGCTGTGGAACATCCGCGCGCCGTTTGACGTGCCGGAAGAAGTCTTTATGGCTCTGGAATTAACCGAACATGCTCTGGGAAACGCACAGGGGACGGTTCATTATTCGAGCGCTTTTTCAGAATGA
- a CDS encoding 2,4'-dihydroxyacetophenone dioxygenase family protein: MSLIEMERKVDITRDKYALEEGYIDSSLETSPWIPFLTDNVFVRYLTFDIRNNSTAVNLKIEGPGGLGVHRHRGPVQAMTLEGSWRYAEYDWVSQVGDYVRESPGRSHTLMTDNGAIIFFQVHGTLEFLDDEENTNLVVDTFWMINHYETYCRENGLPINKSLFL; encoded by the coding sequence ATGTCTTTAATTGAAATGGAACGTAAAGTGGACATAACTCGGGATAAATATGCTTTAGAAGAAGGGTATATTGATTCGTCCTTGGAAACTTCTCCGTGGATACCATTTTTGACTGATAACGTTTTTGTACGCTACTTAACTTTTGATATTCGAAATAATTCCACAGCAGTTAATCTTAAGATCGAAGGACCGGGCGGATTGGGTGTCCATCGTCACCGCGGACCTGTACAGGCAATGACATTAGAGGGAAGCTGGCGTTATGCTGAGTATGACTGGGTCTCTCAGGTGGGAGATTATGTTCGTGAAAGTCCCGGAAGAAGCCACACTTTAATGACGGATAATGGAGCCATAATTTTTTTCCAAGTACACGGGACGCTGGAATTCCTTGACGATGAGGAAAATACCAATCTTGTGGTCGACACATTTTGGATGATTAACCATTACGAGACGTATTGCCGGGAGAATGGTCTCCCTATTAATAAATCCTTATTTTTGTAA